Part of the Nicotiana sylvestris chromosome 2, ASM39365v2, whole genome shotgun sequence genome, ctaatgctgactggatggaaaagagttcagtttagggtttaaaaccctaatgctgactctgactacaggaaaaagttcagtttagggtttaaaaccctaatgctgactaaaggaaaaagttcagtttagggtttaaaaaccctaatgctgactgaagggaaaaagttcagtttagggtttaaaaccctattgctgactaaaggaaaagagttcagtttagggtttaaaatcctaatgttgactgaaggaaaaaagttcagtttagggttttaaaaccctaatgctgactgaatggaaaagatcagtttagggtttaaaaccctaatgctgactggctagggacaaagttcgaggatactaactgacctcttttgtttttgaattttttttattttagtagaagataaaagggaatctcgtggaaacttacctttcgagtggattccttattgccaaactgtttcttgtactcatgtaccttcttcgttgggtgacacctgcttcttgcacggttgtcttggattatacctgtttcaacttctcaaacaaagaacaattgttagttcggaaatggcggttggttcggtgaccttgattgttcccattgctttgttgtgtccttatttctgttgagaaatccTGCCATTAATTAGATTCAAATGGCAAAACCCTtttggactgctcaggcttgtatttccaaatttcgtgatgatttgccttgtaaggctcccCTTTTTGTGTCCCATTTTGCCTagggattctcaacggggattttattggggatactctgtgggaatttgtacaaagggaagctctgtgggggaatatttacaaagtggattctttgtgtggatttttgtacaacgggaacatgctggggatttgtttcaaagcggactTTCCaagatttgttggggtaagctcgctggggaatttttacgcagtggattctttgtgcggatttgtacaaagggaaaccctgtggggatttgtacgaggtggacttgctggggaaatttctctctttcctctttacttcaaacgtagtcaaacatcatgattcatcaggcttggacaaacgtaccaacgaaacgaggtgttttccttcatgaaacggaattccgtgaaaccaaacctgccacatgtcctttccggtatatatggaacttggggttaaacatgaaagggattcgaagaaaaacaaagaaaggagaaagaaaatttcagaaaaggagtgtccctttcgggacgagaaagacttatctgaggaagacaatgctggctttaaatggacatgacatgctctttggactggacgcctgaccttcaatgaacttgcgtttccctgaaccaaaatggatctgtgatcccaaaccggtggaactttgccgagacctccttgggtggagtcattctttcggccaacagcgccctttgcgggttttcgctggctgacctctctcatttctcttcctgtcatcgcttgatagcactctttgcgagtttttactaaacaagctctctcattttggtttctctactcccgtcgcctcgtggtgcccgaaggttttcaccaacgagactctctcattttatctctctcaatttagagtgtgccggcctccattcgtgacgcttcttggcttcccgctatctttggtaattgatctgaaggcttgtgcttggtaaaaagATGTAGATGATACTAATTTCTAAACCGCTTgatgtgccccggtttcaatttcagggtaaatgggattttattgttggtgtgactgaacctcagggagaggctgcctacgtatcctttcggaatcaagtcaaacgtagttcaggcctcgatcaatgtttttttttttttttttgtaaccggctcaaaggcttgtagagagagttgatagtgggaacaaaaccttcagcatttcaaatgaGTCAGGACCGCTGGGAtgtcactcagacatagtatcttttgactgcgtctgcatttactgctgtttcgggatcatttccttcaatgtcacctaggtacaatgctcctctcggcaatatcttcctgatgatgtatgggcctttccagtttggagcaaatttcccttttgcttccttgtgatgtggcagaatgtgtctcagtaccagctgacctacttcgaaattcctgggtcggactttcttgttgtaagcgcgggtcattcttcgttggtacaactgtccgtgacaaaccgcggccattcgtttttcatcaatcaaagtcaactgctccaaccgAGTTTTTACCcattcgctgtcctcgatttctgcttcaacaatggttcgaagcaaAGTGATTTCTACTtccgctggtatcacagcctcggtcccataaaccaaaagataaggagttgctcctactgacgtgtgtaccgtagtgcgataccccaacaatgcaaatggtaaccgctcatgccactgtcgggaactctggatcgttttcctcaaaatcttcttgatgtttttgtttgccgttTCTAtagcgccattggcctttggccgataaggagtagaattcctatgcgttattttgaattgctcgcatacatctcccatcaagtgactgttcaagtttgctgcgttatctgtaatgatagtcgcaggaataccgaaacgacagataagatttgagtgtacaaaatccactacaacttttttagtgaccgacttgagagtgacagcctctacccattttgtgaagtagtcgatggcaaccagtataaatctgtgtccatttgaagcctttggctcgattggtccaatgacgtccatgccccaggcgacaaatggccaaggtgcagacatgggatgcagttccgtgggaggtgcatgaatcaaatcaccgtgcacctgacactgatgacacttccgaacgaagctaaagcagtccttttccatggtcatccagtaataacctgctcgaaggattttcttcgctaagacatacccgttcatgtgaggtccgcacataCCTGCGTGTACTttgtgcatgatctttctcgcctcctcggcgtcgacacatcttagtaggttgaggtccggggtcctcttgtacaacaattcaccgctcagaaagaaaccacttgcatgccgcctaatggttctcttttgatctccagtagcatgctcagggtattcttgcgtcttcaggaacctcttgatgtcatggtaccaaggttgcgtatttgatcccgcgtCGATTACGTTGCAGTAACCGTATCTTTCCCTGATTtagatttccaaaggatcgacgtgggcgttgcccgggtagggtagcattgaagccagagtagcaagtgcatccgccagttcattgtgacacctcgggatatacctgaactctattgatttaaaacgcttgccaaggtcctccacgtgctgtcggtaagggataagtttgacatcccgagtttcccattcaccttgggcttgccggataattaggtcagaatctcccataatcagtaagtcttcgacatcctgatcgatcgccatatgcatgcctataatgcaggcttcatactcagctgtattgtttgtgcaaaagaaacgcagtctagctgtggcgggataatgctgaccagaaggcgaaatcaaaattgccccgatccctacacctttggcattcacggctccatcaaagaacatcttccaaacatgagcgtcctccgagaccacttctacggtgtttacttcttcatctggaaagtaggtactcaatggctggtattcctcatcgaccggattttcggccaagtgatcttctagcgcctgggctttcattgacgtgcgagtaacatagactatgtcgaattcagtaagcaagattttccacttagccagtcttccagtaggcattggtttctgaaatatatacttcaaaggatccaacctgcttatgaggaaggtagtgtgagcttgaagataatgtctcagcttttgagcaacccatgtcagagcgcaacatgttctttccagcagagtgtacttggcctcatagccggtgaatttcttgctcaagtagtagattgcttgctccttctttccggttatgtcatgttgcccgaggacgcaaccgaaagagttctccaagactgtcagatacaagaacagtggtctccctagctctggagggaccaaaactgggggattcgaaaggtattctttgactttatcaaaggcttcttgacacttaGCCGTCCATTttatcgccgcatctttccttaacagcttgaatatgggctcacacgtgcttgtcagctgggcaataaatcgactgatgtagttcaacctgcccaacaaactcatcacgtctttcttcgttctcgggggaggtagatctctgatagattttatcttagttggatctagttcgatacctctcctgcttacgatgaagcccaaaagtttgcccgacggaactccgaaagcacatttggctgggttcagcttcaagtcatacttcctcagtctctcaaagaactttctcaagtcttggatgtgattatcctgcgtcctggacttgactatcacgtcgtccacgtacacctatatttcttgatgcatcatgtcatgaaaaatggcggtcatggccctcatgtaagtagccccagcattcttcagaccaaatggcatgactcgataacagtaggtgccccaaggcgtggtgaaggcagttttctcggcgtcctcttcatccatcaatacctgatgatacccagcgtaacaatctacgaaagactgtatctcgtgtttggcgcaattatcaacgaggatgtggatgttgggcagtgggaaattatctttgggacttgctctattcaaatctcggtaatctacacatacccgagttttcccgtcctttttcggtactggaaccacatttgccaaccatgttgtatattggactacccgaatcactcccgttttcagttgtttggtgatctcctctttaatcttgtcactgacctcagttttgaactttcgttgcttttgttgaactggaggacaatcaggatgaatcggcaatttatgaaccactagatcaacacctagacccggcatgtcatcatatgaccaagcaaacacgtctttaaattcaaaaagaagttgaattatcgcctctcgcgttttcttgtccgtgtgaatgcttattttggtctcccggatttcttcaggagttcctaaattaaccggttcggtgtcattcagatttggcttaggtttattctcaaaatgttccaactctcggtttatttccctaaaagcttcttcttcatcatattctggttctgggttcattaattcacagttaaatagctcgttgtgatctgggcgtgaagtccgcaagcatgtcatatttaaagccgcattattataactgaaaggaaagataaaaggaaaaataacaaaaatcagaacaaaagaaaaaatgggaaagcaatgatgatttttttattttctttgggaagttggaagacaacaatgtttacaacttaggaattcaaaacaacaattgaaaggaagaaaacgttcaagttatgtcttggagataacttgtgacacaggaaaggtggcaggacaggtctacccggacttccgtctagtcgggaacggcgtggcctcccagtttcgaagttttGCGTTTGGCCCCACGTAcaacatctcagcagtgcttgtgccttcacctggttgaaccatgtgagtctcgtagagaatttctctcattgccccatatatctcctcgatttcctcagccatgaagacctcatcgtcttcttcttcggtgtaccttggcctgatgaaagtttcatataaatccggcaatggtcgacgtaatttccaaccctcatttttccttttctttgcccactcttcatctcctgGTGTGGGTtggaaacctagtccaaaaggtttcttggtggttGGCAAGGTGACgagttctgttattccctgcagggtttgtccaagccctttccctggcctaaatccgtgccggatcatctccttggccaccataaccgaggcgttagacaagaaaggctgggggcaaggtattccctctttatgctgctctgctagtacaatctcgaaagcttgatagaccgtgtgttcgctcccttctcttggttcaagatatgggatggacgggtcccgataaatagcatgctcgtcttctccatggaccacgatctctcgatcttcgtactcaaacttcaccatctggtgaagagtggaaggcacagctcctgccgcatgaatccaaggtctgccgaggagaaaattgtaggatgtatccatgtcgagcacctggaaggttacttcaaactcgactggtcctatgaccaacaacaggtctatttcccccatggtatctctcttgatgccgtcgaaagcccttacgcagacattattgggtcggattcttccggtcccaatttccattctttgtagcgtggagagcaggcaaatgtcaacacctgaacccccatccaacattacccgcttgacgtagtagtcctcgcatttaactgttagatgcaaggccttgttgtgtgccgctccctctgggggtaaatcgttcttgctgaaagagatttggttaacggcgaagaacctttcTATCATTcgctccagttgttcaactgaggtttctactggtacgtatgcttcattcaaagtcttcagtaagatcttttgatgctcggttgacctcattagcagggatagcatggacacttgctcagggcactTGCACAGTTGATCTACTAcctcgtagtctggcattttcatttgtcgGAAGAAAAATTCTGCTTcctcaacgcttacaggcttctttggtgggaagcgtctccgtgtggcgtcgttcagctcttgggtatttgattaccttccaatgaaagtattttctagAAGTTCTCCCGTGaattctttacctttgtacgttaccaacgtcCTTTGATAATTCAACGGCAtcgtggacgggttggtcatcggcttttgtggcacgcgtccgataaccactggctcattcagccgaggtggttgaatcgtcccccggaccacataggcccccttTGGTACGTCCATAGGCtttgcccttttgacttcaaAGCTCTGCATCTTTTCTGCTTGtcctcgtgggatgtaaagaactccattcttcacaggcaccaccttcttctctaccttcttttcggATTCGCACTTTACAGTACCGGCCTTTTCCCCTTTGTCTGATTCCTGGTCTGTTTCAGGTTTTTTCCCCGCGtcaacaatggcgattatagctttcaaagcagggtcaaattcttcatcttcgcaaatcattccgatcagcggcccattattgtgagcaggtaatggattgttagtcacatttggaacctcctcgtcccttagcactattttcccttgctctattaaattctcgaccactcttctcaatgaccaacagtcatttgtatcgtgaccctcggcccctgaatgataggcgcatctgacaccgactttgtaagaaggtgacacTGGGTTGTGCCTTGTCTAggggactggctgcaggaaacccaactgaactagcttcgggaacaaagtagagtatggctcaCCAATAGGCGTGAAAGTCCTCCTCCTAGGTGGCTCTTGAGGACGAAAGTTATTTtgcggaggttgtgggttatagtggttgcggtaaggaggctgatttctgggaggtggagcttggcctctgTTGGCTTGGtgcggcggatggacataaggctgggcgTTCATGATCATGTAGGGCTGAGGAGGATATGccgcatttgagtgggggtagtagtgttgtgaggttctttccggaaaatggggcctggggttacgatattcccttgcttttGAGGCTGCCATggctgtttcttcctttttcttccctcttgccattcctccggactcgctttggacggcttgggaggtcgcccttatggctgcttgactcaaactcctacctgttttcagaccattctccatcatctctccaatcttgattgcttctgcaaacggctttcccatggctgacatcatgttttggaaatagtcagactcttgatcctggagaaaagtagtgaccatttccacctcatccatgggaggcttcaccctcgacgcctgctcgcgccacttaatagcatactctctgaagctttctgaaggtttctttttcaagttcgacagagaatttcggtgtggtgcgatgtcgatgttatactggaattgtctcacaaaatctctagcgagatcatcccagacatgccatcgggacatgtcctggtccatgtaccatttcgaggctattcctaccagactttgcccgaaatatgccattagtaattcctcttttccgccggctccccttaattggttgcaatatttcttgaggtgagcaatggggtcaccgtgcccgtcgtacttctcaaactttggggtcttgaaacccactggtaggtgtacgtgagggaacatgTATAGGTCGGCATAAGAgacgcttttctgtccgctcaaaccttgcatattcttcaaactctgttcaaggcttctcattcttttggccatctcattttgttccgcaattctggggttctgatcctgcccaggtgcaagctcgcactgaggctgtggaggattagtgctggtagcgaacctagttggttccatcgaGAAAGATGGAtcttggaatgtaaacgaggacgagtcaaaagtcggcttgtatgcaacaggttgtgccgtgatcgggcaaggtggtgcagtaaagatattTGTGTTTACATCCGTCGTTGACACTCGAGGATGAGattcagagggcgatccagcagagaaggctgaaatggctgggtatccgaatggggtagcaggataacttatggggacattagaagtcccgcttgtcctggagaataactcagggaatccagggacgatgcttggtggctcttttccattattccagtcatcaagcatttccagcatgcgaagccgcaagattctattttcctccgcagttgcggattcgggcgtgaggacggccgagatagaactttcctcggaaacaaggattgttggcaacggaatctctgaagacatttctacacttccttttgaccttgtgaagtaagtgtgagcactgcctcctgtcttaacaataggtaattgaacactccctttcgatctcgtgaaatacgggtgcgaggccagactttcaccaaaccaaccaccttttccaaaaacctggaaggaactcaatgacaaacgaatggttaattcgaatcaaataacagataagcaatctcacgttggggcatgatgcacctatacagttaaatggattcctacatgtttgcgacgaaagcatgtgtcattccggcattcttttaggctttttattattttccctcttttttttcaattttttttctttggttaaaccgcgaccggatccgatgaggattgcctacgtatcacgatgccacgtgaatcagatcattacgtagttcaaaaacacaaatgagcgtaaaagaagcaacctttttattgttgaaacggtctattacaaactacattttgcaaaagaaagagcaaactttgaaaataaacctagactcaaatagactaaaacaaactgatgggaaaaacaggcagaagatgcttgacttatgagtacattatggttttgaacatTGGTGCCcccggggcatcattcggcctcgccgcggtcctaggtgtgagatccctctcaagctgctcgagctcatgcatggtctgcttgacataactcatcactgccgagaggacggtaacgctggtcatgttctcacatcgtagacatcgtctggtgatggcatgggcaatggacTTGATCCCATCTCTGGTTTGCtttttctctatgagtaggcattttatctaatcgctacacatcttgaatacctgagcatcctgtatatgttTATTTTTCAGTCGCCAtgcttctaacttcatctgggctaacaagtcgtaccagtatctgctctcaatttggaaatccttggcctgattagctgctttgatctcaagtgtagccatatCTTTcattattttagcaacagttttctcgtggtcgcctttcaattgattcaagtatcggcgatgcttatctgctcttgtatcccactgtgccttgagctctgctatgacgtttttagatttctctaatccctcttgccattccctgacttcactctttagcctttttatcaactgctcgtctgatcgactccttggctgtttatccACACCCATCCTTatttgtttgatctgggctctgagcatttcgttttcctgaatcaacctgttctgctctcccagatcggtagcaacttgcacgttgtgctcatatttcaggctttccacttgttgcttcaacctgctgatttcggtacaatagcctctttcttttgccaaccaatcccgcTGCTTTTACGACGACTCGGCGAAATtgaggatgtggggtctcttagccggcctttcatgctcgagttcccttctataccatgcaaggtaacctggcgctgtctcacctttggctcgatcccgcacgcaagtatctgatttcaaatattgacactcactccagatctggcgaattttcgcttctggaaactgtccgtcaggacttatctcaattgtttgagcgcTAAGTTCTTCCTCAtgcggtactgtctggcatcttccgagctgtctcaaaactcggcagggcgcgtaaggttgaatgctcttaagccccattagtaagaaatgagttctagttgctggcatatatatgacttcgtcaacaggcaaccatcccagtgtccactgtatttggctggcagtaagagcttgaaagaatgaggtccatgccataactcctttgggcagactgatctctttggttctcatgtaaaattcttctatgtaAGTTTTCTCCAaggaaccatggctcaagagctcggaacgatggcaaaggtgttcagtcatccacatttgtagcagcaagttacaaccttcgaagaaattccccccggctttgtaggctgtgagagctcgaaagatatcagatactatcataggcgcgaGAGCGCTATTGTTTTGAGTGAGAAAAGTACTGACTACCCCAGATATTTTCAGATGCATATTCCCGTCTTTCCTCAGAAATATCAGAAGGCCCAAAAACATCATTATGAAAGCTACCCGtttgtgcttgtcccacttctgacgaatacctttgctACACAGTTTGTTgatcggattgttgaatcctccttcatgaccgtacctgtcatatatgaagcatggagtacaaaaatcggcagccagatccgggttgtggaccgtcctgggtatctttagtgaatctaagaaccgatgcaccgtgacgacccttggggcgaccaggtatttttgctttaatggaagttcagcatttccgatgtacccagccatttcttccagagtcggggtgagttcaaaatcggagaagtggaaaatattgtgcgccgggtcccagtaggtgaccaaagctcttatgatatcccctcgaggcaggatttctagtaaacccgtgagacctttcagatatttcttgacctcatcttgtccttcaacacctagatcattccaccatagccgcaactttacatggattttagtcattatcgaaaagtgttcattttgcattgtgctcatcctgcacatttatttagggtgattattaaaaaaaaaacctttattagactcaaaaattaaaaattatctagatcctttttttaagagatttttttttgcaaaatgggaggttggacccgatgagagttgcctatgtatctcacaccgtgtgagaatcaaaccggcgtagttcggtacatcgtgaatagagaaaatcaattaaacccagaaagcaagaatatgtttttttttattttcttttgaaaagagataaagactaaagaaaatattttttttaaggaaatatttggactattagtctgaatttataaaagaggtaCTACGAaaaaaacaacatttttttttgaattatgaattttccatttttttattacttttaaataaatac contains:
- the LOC138885910 gene encoding early nodule-specific protein 2-like; the protein is MARGKKKEETAMAASKAREYRNPRPHFPERTSQHYYPHSNAAYPPQPYMIMNAQPYVHPPHQANRGQAPPPRNQPPYRNHYNPQPPQNNFRPQEPPRRRTFTPIGEPYSTLFPKLVQLGFLQPVP